A section of the Malus sylvestris chromosome 17, drMalSylv7.2, whole genome shotgun sequence genome encodes:
- the LOC126610702 gene encoding expansin-A25-like — protein sequence MAKLRKNLFTSAVLITLLVQAMGYIIPTDMRAGHGYIIPTGGSISNGYVNPTGGRDGNVWQDAHATFYGDMNGGDTMQGGCGYGNLHEQGYGLETAALSTALFNNGGTCGACFQLMCVNDPQWCNPHVRAITITATNFCPPNWVPAPDHWCNPPQKHFDLSMPMFAKLAQTKAGIIPVKYRRVSCRKRGGVKFELKGNPWWVTATVFNVGGAGDVTNVRIKGSSRNWIQMSRNWGQVWVATGNQLVGQSLSFLVTTSDGKTIELDNVAPANWQFGQTFEGRRNF from the exons ATGGCTAAGCTTCGGAAGAACTTGTTCACATCTGCAGTGTTGATCACTCTTTTGGTTCAAGCCATGGGTTACATAATCCCTACCGATATGAGAGCCGGTCACGGCTATATAATCCCTACCGGTGGAAGCATCAGTAACGGCTATGTAAACCCAACAGGCGGAAGAGACGGCAATGTTTGGCAAGATGCACATGCAACGTTTTACGGTGACATGAACGGAGGAGATACCATGC AGGGGGGTTGTGGATACGGCAATCTCCATGAACAAGGCTATGGCCTCGAGACAGCAGCCCTAAGTACGGCCCTCTTCAACAATGGTGGTACTTGCGGTGCATGTTTCCAGCTCATGTGTGTCAATGATCCCCAGTGGTGCAACCCTCACGTTAGAGCCATCACAATTACCGCAACCAACTTTTGTCCGCCAAATTGGGTTCCGGCTCCTGATCACTGGTGCAATCCACCCCAAAAGCACTTCGACCTGTCCATGCCTATGTTCGCAAAGCTCGCACAGACAAAAGCCGGTATCATTCCAGTTAAGTACCGCAGGGTCTCGTGCCGGAAGAGAGGAGGGGTTAAGTTCGAGCTCAAGGGAAACCCCTGGTGGGTTACCGCGACAGTGTTCAACGTCGGCGGTGCTGGCGATGTTACGAACGTCAGAATCAAAGGATCTAGCAGGAATTGGATTCAAATGTCAAGAAATTGGGGGCAGGTTTGGGTGGCGACCGGAAACCAACTTGTAGGGCAAAGCTTGTCATTCCTAGTCACTACGAGTGATGGGAAAACAATAGAGTTGGATAATGTCGCACCAGCAAATTGGCAGTTTGGACAAACCTTTGAGGGGAGAAGAAATTTCTAG